The genomic DNA CAGCCCGCCGATGGTATCGACCTCTTCATCGCTGAAGTGGGTTCCGAAGGCGTCGTTGAAGTCCTCGATGGAGGCCAGCGCACGCACGGTCCAGGTATGGCGGCTAAGCTGACGGAAGTCGATATCCTCTTCTTCGTCGTACTCGTCCTCGATTTCGCCCACGATCAGCTCAAGAATATCCTCGATCGTGACCAGGCCTGAAACGCCTCCAAATT from Oceanidesulfovibrio indonesiensis includes the following:
- a CDS encoding transporter associated domain-containing protein — its product is MAIVMDEFGGVSGLVTIEDILELIVGEIEDEYDEEEDIDFRQLSRHTWTVRALASIEDFNDAFGTHFSDEEVDTIGGLVMQAFGHLPARGETVDIDGYQFKVAMADSRRIIQVHVRTPDDSPVPKLED